In one window of Gossypium arboreum isolate Shixiya-1 chromosome 4, ASM2569848v2, whole genome shotgun sequence DNA:
- the LOC128291679 gene encoding uncharacterized protein LOC128291679 isoform X3: protein MGCGVSKFDHAVGGGGWRQLSIVHKKSDAAVVDNILLSKSLPEGREGEGHEKGRGMHKKANSDEKGGMQKGRLQSSNKDESLEDDGYIPQSLSFRVYCISSLEDDNNQDDGQTRRAR from the exons ATGGGTTGTGGGGTTTCAAAATTTGACCACGCAGTAGGAGGAGGAGGATGGCGTCAATTAAGCATTGTTCATAAAAAGAGTGACGCTGCTGTGGTTGATAACATCCTATTATCCAAGTCATTGCCTGAAGGTAGGGAAGGAGAAGGCCATGAAAAGGGTCGTGGTATGCATAAAAAGGCGAATTCCGATGAAAAAGGAGGGATGCAAAAGGGAAGGCTTCAAAGTAGTAACAAGGATGAGAGCCTTGAGGACGATGGATATATACCTCAGTCTCTAAGCTTCAGGGTATACTGCATTTCATCTTTGGAGGATGACAACAACCAAG ATGACGGACAAACAAGAAGGGCACGGTGA
- the LOC128291679 gene encoding uncharacterized protein LOC128291679 isoform X1 yields MGCGVSKFDHAVGGGGWRQLSIVHKKSDAAVVDNILLSKSLPEGREGEGHEKGRGMHKKANSDEKGGMQKGRLQSSNKDESLEDDGYIPQSLSFRVYCISSLEDDNNQEKMTDKQEGHGESNKGSSTRVRRRAKIGKGIKTILRA; encoded by the exons ATGGGTTGTGGGGTTTCAAAATTTGACCACGCAGTAGGAGGAGGAGGATGGCGTCAATTAAGCATTGTTCATAAAAAGAGTGACGCTGCTGTGGTTGATAACATCCTATTATCCAAGTCATTGCCTGAAGGTAGGGAAGGAGAAGGCCATGAAAAGGGTCGTGGTATGCATAAAAAGGCGAATTCCGATGAAAAAGGAGGGATGCAAAAGGGAAGGCTTCAAAGTAGTAACAAGGATGAGAGCCTTGAGGACGATGGATATATACCTCAGTCTCTAAGCTTCAGGGTATACTGCATTTCATCTTTGGAGGATGACAACAACCAAG AGAAGATGACGGACAAACAAGAAGGGCACGGTGAAAGTAACAAG GGATCAAGTACTCGAGTGAGAAGGAGAGCTAAGATAGGAAAAGGAATCAAGACGATTTTAAGAGCATAA
- the LOC128291679 gene encoding uncharacterized protein LOC128291679 isoform X2 has product MGCGVSKFDHAVGGGGWRQLSIVHKKSDAAVVDNILLSKSLPEGREGEGHEKGRGMHKKANSDEKGGMQKGRLQSSNKDESLEDDGYIPQSLSFRVYCISSLEDDNNQGIKYSSEKES; this is encoded by the exons ATGGGTTGTGGGGTTTCAAAATTTGACCACGCAGTAGGAGGAGGAGGATGGCGTCAATTAAGCATTGTTCATAAAAAGAGTGACGCTGCTGTGGTTGATAACATCCTATTATCCAAGTCATTGCCTGAAGGTAGGGAAGGAGAAGGCCATGAAAAGGGTCGTGGTATGCATAAAAAGGCGAATTCCGATGAAAAAGGAGGGATGCAAAAGGGAAGGCTTCAAAGTAGTAACAAGGATGAGAGCCTTGAGGACGATGGATATATACCTCAGTCTCTAAGCTTCAGGGTATACTGCATTTCATCTTTGGAGGATGACAACAACCAAG GGATCAAGTACTCGAGTGAGAAGGAGAGCTAA